A genomic window from Daphnia magna isolate NIES linkage group LG9, ASM2063170v1.1, whole genome shotgun sequence includes:
- the LOC116930855 gene encoding solute carrier family 28 member 3 isoform X1: MTTMPVFRERKKNQRLSYPKKLMKRLNQSCTFIGNALEKFWVYLNDFATRRQQLVRGLIYVILAILYNAYFVASIYYSIKNGIPMDWCGGVGLLIILTVLGYVGLFYFQIVKKFWGESIDRNVLQPIDRTFDRVWEYRVVQYGVYLVIIAALIVFLVIDTANERYRLVSFLGLIVFLLLGWIFSKHPSKVKWRHVTWGVALQFIFGLIVLRWDVGRQVIQCLGDKITVFLDYSNAGSGFVYGYLATDINMAGIALGTIFAFRVIFRRKQKHGVIQDIKFSLQILSVIFFFSFFVSILYYYGIMQWVVQKIGWLLQISIGTTAAESMNAAGNIFLGQTEAPLLIRPLLPKMTKSELHAVMTGGFATIAGGVLAAFISFGISASHLLSASVMSAPAALAYSKLFYPESEKSQTKAGDLKIPKGTEANALDAAAQGAANAVFLVLNIIANLIAFLAFIAFLNGIISWFGGLLGAPYVTFEYIMGKIFIPVAWLMGVPAAECDLVANLVALKTIVNEFAAYSKLSEYIAQGIISKRAETIATYALCGFSNPGSIGTQIAALSTMAPDRQSDLAQVAFRAFVAGSAACFMTACIAGTLISSPSDLPTPTAFTPSTFSFTPNMTAIL; the protein is encoded by the exons ATGACGACCATGCCAGTCTTTcgcgaaagaaagaaaaaccaaagGTTGTCATACCCGAAGAAACTGATGAAGAGGTTGAATCAATCATGCACTTTCATCGGAAACGCATTGGAAAAGTTTTGGGTCTACTTGAACGATTTTGCCACGAGAAGACAGCAATTGGTTCGCGGGTTAATCTACGTCATATTGGCCATCCTCTACAATGCTTACTTTGTGGCCAGCATCTATTATTCGATTAAAAATGGCATTCCCATGGATTGGTGCGGAGGTGTTGGTTTGCTAATCATTCTCACCGTCCTAGGCTACGTgggccttttttattttcaaattgtcaagaaattctgggGCGAATCGATCGATCGAAATGTTTTGCAACCCATCGATAGGACTTTCGATCGCGTATGGGAATACCG GGTGGTCCAGTATGGCGTTTACTTGGTGATAATCGCTGCCCTGATTGTATTCCTTGTTATCGATACCGCCAACGAACGTTATCGGCTCGTCTCTTTTCTTGGTTTAATTGTTTTCCTGCTTCTCGGTTGGATCTTTTCCAAACATCCGTCCAAA GTTAAATGGAGACATGTGACCTGGGGCGTGGCGcttcaattcatttttggTTTGATTGTCTTACGATGGGATGTCGGCCGCCAGGTTATTCAATGTCTAGGCGATAAAATCACCGTTTTCCTGGATTATTCCAACGCCGGATCAGGCTTTGTTTATGGCTATTTAGCAACCGACATCAATATGGCGGGGATCGCCCTAGGAACCATCTTTGCTTTTCGAGTAATTTTTCgaagaaaacagaaacatGGTGTCATTCAAGACATTAAATTTTCTTTACAGATTCTTTCagtcatcttcttcttcagcttCTTTGTCAGCATCTTGTATTACTATGGCATCATGCAGTGGGTGGTCCAGAAAATCGGATGGCTGTTACAGATCTCGATAGGTACGACAGCTGCGGAATCAATGAATGCAGCTGGAAATATATTTTTAGGCCAG ACGGAAGCTCCATTGTTAATCAGACCGCTTCTTCCTAAAATGACGAAATCTGAACTTCATGCCGTCATGACGGGCGGATTCGCTACCATAGCAG GTGGAGTTTTGGCTGCCTTCATTAGTTTTGGTATCAGCGCATCCCATTTGCTTTCGGCATCCGTCATGTCTGCACCGGCTGCGCTGGCGTATTCTAAACTTTTCTACCCGGAATCGGAGAAATCGCAAACTAAAGCCGGTGATTTAAAGATCCCTAAAGG AACAGAGGCCAACGCCCTTGATGCAGCAGCGCAGGGAGCTGCAAACGCCGTCTTCTTAGTACTTAATATCATAGCCAATCTAATAGCATTTTTAGCTTTTATCGCCTTCCTTAATGGAATCATATCTTGGTTCGGTGGTCTCCTCGGTGCTCCATACGTTACCTTTGAG TATATTATGGGCAAGATCTTCATTCCAGTCGCTTGGTTAATGGGCGTTCCAGCAGCCGAGTGTGATCTCGTTGCAAATCTTGTAGCGCTTAAAACGATAGTCAACGAGTTTGCAGCATACAGCAAGTTATCAGAGTACATCGCACAAGGCATCATTTCG AAAAGAGCCGAAACAATTGCCACATATGCATTGTGTGGCTTCTCCAATCCGGGATCGATTGGAACACAGATTGCCGCATTGTCTACCATGGCTCCCGACCGACAGTCTGATTTGGCTCAAGTTGCTTTCCGAGCTTTCGTGGCCGGTAGCGCAGCTTGTTTCATGACCGCATGTATTGCAG GTACTCTGATATCCTCCCCCTCAGACCTACCAACACCAACTGCCTTCACACCctcaactttttcttttacaccCAATATGACGGCCATATTATGA
- the LOC123475861 gene encoding uncharacterized protein LOC123475861: protein MNGTTLTLCLIISSVMNTYCFKLAFIHDEGFNLFRPKSHAELWMAVVFDNFIDFSSQINVTHIEISSDDVAFDTPLTSVGVDREFEGFVLATISCGIGDVIESIVSPSMAPILRLYFSPCSQSPTAGLKAERLQLYQLNKTCRDFCGIFALNVWLEKMFYSLMDKETQQLLVERQTFRQEFRMALLH, encoded by the exons ATGAATGGTACTACTTTGACGCTCTGTTTAATCATTAGCAGCGTGATGAATACCTACTGCTTCAAACTAG CTTTCATTCACGACGAAGGATTCAATTTATTCCGACCGAAGAGTCACGCTGAATTATGGATGGCTGTCGTCTTTGATAACTTCATTGATTTCTCATCGCAAATAAATGTCACGCACATTGAAATATCTTCGGATGACGTTGCGTTCGATACCCCGCTAACAT CTGTTGGAGTGGATCGTGAATTCGAGGGATTCGTATTAGCAACCATTTCGTGCGGGATTGGGGACGTCATCGAGTCTATTGTGTCGCCTTCAATGGCACCAATTCTGCGTCTGTATTTTTCACCATGTTCACAATCTCCTACAGCGGGACTGAAAGCTGAACGCTTGCAACTTTACCAACTGAAT AAAACTTGCAGAGATTTCTGTGGCATATTTGCTTTGAACGTGTGGCTGGAAAAGATGTTCTATTCATTGATGGATAAAGAAACACAACAGTTGCTGGTTGAAAGGCAGACATTCAGGCAAGAATTTCGTATGGCGTTATTGCATTAG
- the LOC116930855 gene encoding solute carrier family 28 member 3 isoform X2, which yields MTTMPVFRERKKNQRLSYPKKLMKRLNQSCTFIGNALEKFWVYLNDFATRRQQLVRGLIYVILAILYNAYFVASIYYSIKNGIPMDWCGGVGLLIILTVLGYVGLFYFQIVKKFWGESIDRNVLQPIDRTFDRVWEYRVVQYGVYLVIIAALIVFLVIDTANERYRLVSFLGLIVFLLLGWIFSKHPSKVKWRHVTWGVALQFIFGLIVLRWDVGRQVIQCLGDKITVFLDYSNAGSGFVYGYLATDINMAGIALGTIFAFRILSVIFFFSFFVSILYYYGIMQWVVQKIGWLLQISIGTTAAESMNAAGNIFLGQTEAPLLIRPLLPKMTKSELHAVMTGGFATIAGGVLAAFISFGISASHLLSASVMSAPAALAYSKLFYPESEKSQTKAGDLKIPKGTEANALDAAAQGAANAVFLVLNIIANLIAFLAFIAFLNGIISWFGGLLGAPYVTFEYIMGKIFIPVAWLMGVPAAECDLVANLVALKTIVNEFAAYSKLSEYIAQGIISKRAETIATYALCGFSNPGSIGTQIAALSTMAPDRQSDLAQVAFRAFVAGSAACFMTACIAGTLISSPSDLPTPTAFTPSTFSFTPNMTAIL from the exons ATGACGACCATGCCAGTCTTTcgcgaaagaaagaaaaaccaaagGTTGTCATACCCGAAGAAACTGATGAAGAGGTTGAATCAATCATGCACTTTCATCGGAAACGCATTGGAAAAGTTTTGGGTCTACTTGAACGATTTTGCCACGAGAAGACAGCAATTGGTTCGCGGGTTAATCTACGTCATATTGGCCATCCTCTACAATGCTTACTTTGTGGCCAGCATCTATTATTCGATTAAAAATGGCATTCCCATGGATTGGTGCGGAGGTGTTGGTTTGCTAATCATTCTCACCGTCCTAGGCTACGTgggccttttttattttcaaattgtcaagaaattctgggGCGAATCGATCGATCGAAATGTTTTGCAACCCATCGATAGGACTTTCGATCGCGTATGGGAATACCG GGTGGTCCAGTATGGCGTTTACTTGGTGATAATCGCTGCCCTGATTGTATTCCTTGTTATCGATACCGCCAACGAACGTTATCGGCTCGTCTCTTTTCTTGGTTTAATTGTTTTCCTGCTTCTCGGTTGGATCTTTTCCAAACATCCGTCCAAA GTTAAATGGAGACATGTGACCTGGGGCGTGGCGcttcaattcatttttggTTTGATTGTCTTACGATGGGATGTCGGCCGCCAGGTTATTCAATGTCTAGGCGATAAAATCACCGTTTTCCTGGATTATTCCAACGCCGGATCAGGCTTTGTTTATGGCTATTTAGCAACCGACATCAATATGGCGGGGATCGCCCTAGGAACCATCTTTGCTTTTCGA ATTCTTTCagtcatcttcttcttcagcttCTTTGTCAGCATCTTGTATTACTATGGCATCATGCAGTGGGTGGTCCAGAAAATCGGATGGCTGTTACAGATCTCGATAGGTACGACAGCTGCGGAATCAATGAATGCAGCTGGAAATATATTTTTAGGCCAG ACGGAAGCTCCATTGTTAATCAGACCGCTTCTTCCTAAAATGACGAAATCTGAACTTCATGCCGTCATGACGGGCGGATTCGCTACCATAGCAG GTGGAGTTTTGGCTGCCTTCATTAGTTTTGGTATCAGCGCATCCCATTTGCTTTCGGCATCCGTCATGTCTGCACCGGCTGCGCTGGCGTATTCTAAACTTTTCTACCCGGAATCGGAGAAATCGCAAACTAAAGCCGGTGATTTAAAGATCCCTAAAGG AACAGAGGCCAACGCCCTTGATGCAGCAGCGCAGGGAGCTGCAAACGCCGTCTTCTTAGTACTTAATATCATAGCCAATCTAATAGCATTTTTAGCTTTTATCGCCTTCCTTAATGGAATCATATCTTGGTTCGGTGGTCTCCTCGGTGCTCCATACGTTACCTTTGAG TATATTATGGGCAAGATCTTCATTCCAGTCGCTTGGTTAATGGGCGTTCCAGCAGCCGAGTGTGATCTCGTTGCAAATCTTGTAGCGCTTAAAACGATAGTCAACGAGTTTGCAGCATACAGCAAGTTATCAGAGTACATCGCACAAGGCATCATTTCG AAAAGAGCCGAAACAATTGCCACATATGCATTGTGTGGCTTCTCCAATCCGGGATCGATTGGAACACAGATTGCCGCATTGTCTACCATGGCTCCCGACCGACAGTCTGATTTGGCTCAAGTTGCTTTCCGAGCTTTCGTGGCCGGTAGCGCAGCTTGTTTCATGACCGCATGTATTGCAG GTACTCTGATATCCTCCCCCTCAGACCTACCAACACCAACTGCCTTCACACCctcaactttttcttttacaccCAATATGACGGCCATATTATGA
- the LOC116930902 gene encoding glutamate receptor ionotropic, delta-2: MYNLTYEFILPSDHAFGREMPDGSWNGMIGMVVEQAVDIGLGPFSVTHSRSKVVDFSVGFYEDGNAILIPPAAEENRLLACTKPFRRETWLTLMLFAIILPIVLWKYSNLLAIRYQERRSTLTKQYLFILGVLIGQSGQKLPSVGFSPRFLGAVWCLSSVVFASAYVGILMSFLRFPKLLPIVSQLEELPESHLKWVVQRGTALDTLFLEATTGVYKTIGEGLINQQRGSLIDVNEDGVHHVTNGSYAYIAGKSNLESLIYDDYTRSGICRLSIAQQEFFKINVAFAFQKNSPLKPFIDKKILEMVESGLGIYWKKLYWPPSDGKCGKVKQSDTGPKSLSLIDLQGAFIILAIGSGIAFIVFLIERFPSFSTIFKLIS, from the exons ATGTACAACCTCAC TTATGAATTCATACTGCCTAGCGATCATGCATTTGGCAGAGAAATGCCGGATGGAAGTTGGAATGGGATGATTGGGATGGTCGTTGAACAG GCAGTTGATATCGGTTTGGGCCCGTTCTCTGTCACGCACTCCCGATCGAAAGTCGTTGACTTTTCTGTGGGATTCTACGAAGATGGCAATGCTATACTTATCCCCCCAGCGGCGGAAGAGAACCGTTTACTCGCTTGCACGAAACCATTCCGTCGAGAG ACTTGGCTTACCCTGATGTTGTTTGCGATTATTCTACCCATCGTCCTCTggaaatattcaaatttgttGGCCATTCGTTATCAGGAAAGACGTTCCACATTGACGAAGCAATACTTATTTATTCTTGGAGTCCTCATTGGCCAGT CTGGGCAGAAATTGCCCTCTGTAGGATTTTCTCCACGTTTTCTTGGGGCTGTTTGGTGTTTAAGTTCTGTTGTGTTTGCAAGCGCTTACGTTGGCATCCTCATGTCTTTCCTACGTTTTCCCAAACTATTGCCCATCGTCAGTCAACTAGAAGAACTTCCAGAATCTCATCTCAAATGGGTGGTACAAAGGGGAACAGCTTTGGATACCCTCTTCCTC GAAGCTACGACCGGAGTGTACAAGACTATCGGAG AAGGATTAATAAATCAACAACGTGGATCTCTCATTGATGTTAACGAGGATGGTGTCCATCACGTAACAAATGGAAGCTACGCTTACATTGCG GGAAAATCAAATCTCGAATCATTAATTTATGATGATTATACTCGTTCGGGCATTTGCCGATTGAGTATTGCACAGcaagaatttttcaaaatcaatgtcGCATTCGCATTCCAGAAAAACAGTCCTCTTAAACCGTTCATCGATAAAAA AATTTTAGAGATGGTAGAATCCGGTCTTGGTATTTACTGGAAGAAACTTTATTGGCCGCCATCAGACGGTAAATGTGGAAAAGTTAAACAATCCGACACCGGACCCAAAAGTCTCAGTCTGATTGATTTGCAAGGTGCTTTTATCATTTTAGCCATTGGTAGTGGAATAGCGTTCATTGTCTTCTTAATTGAACGCTTTCCTTCTTTCTCAACCATTTTTAAATTGATATCTTAA